The following proteins are encoded in a genomic region of Bicyclus anynana chromosome 12, ilBicAnyn1.1, whole genome shotgun sequence:
- the LOC112056914 gene encoding uncharacterized protein LOC112056914 isoform X1, protein MSVRVDRERFSRHSSRASVDLAFASGSARDHSFRSVHSGRVPRVASDDLIVPVRTLRSASCRAAPGAPHRLRRHHSSAAECERARRSRRHTLELPNSRGPSVRSRSPEPPPAAAPEPEAPLEDAGKEARRRRVVAAVAASFFALALASVLVVVVTLTHSSVLRAHNQTAKYYTFSVPPHHPLSEPRSCCPTVALPASHATVSDPEFQGLRTSPCNRRWTLGCSSPPTIAYGKRTSG, encoded by the coding sequence ATGTCGGTCCGCGTGGATCGCGAACGCTTCTCGAGACACTCTTCCCGCGCTTCCGTCGATCTCGCTTTTGCGAGCGGATCTGCGCGGGATCACTCCTTCCGCTCCGTTCACTCGGGTCGTGTGCCGCGCGTGGCCAGTGACGATTTAATAGTGCCGGTCCGCACGCTGCGATCGGCGTCATGCAGGGCAGCGCCAGGAGCTCCTCACAGGCTGCGCCGCCACCACTCCTCGGCGGCGGAGTGTGAGCGCGCGCGGCGCTCGCGGCGTCACACCTTGGAGTTGCCCAACAGCCGGGGGCCCAGTGTGAGGAGCAGGTCGCCGGAGCCGCCGCCCGCGGCCGCGCCCGAGCCGGAGGCGCCGCTCGAGGACGCCGGCAAGGAGGCCCGCCGCCGGCGCGTGGTCGCCGCCGTGGCCGCGTCGTTCTTCGCGCTGGCGCTGGCGTCGGTGCTCGTGGTCGTGGTCACGCTCACGCACAGCTCGGTGCTCCGCGCCCACAACCAAACAGCCAAGTACTACACGTTCTCCGTGCCGCCGCACCATCCTCTCAGTGAGCCCCGTTCATGTTGCCCCACCGTCGCCCTTCCCGCTTCGCATGCGACTGTGTCCGACCCCGAGTTCCAGGGGCTGCGAACGTCTCCGTGCAACAGACGATGGACACTCGGGTGCTCCTCGCCGCCGACCATTGCG